Proteins found in one Anabas testudineus chromosome 1, fAnaTes1.2, whole genome shotgun sequence genomic segment:
- the LOC113162098 gene encoding serine protease HTRA3-like translates to MRRQSIHPSCEAMSTLTTPQLLLVALFFTHDLTGAGAVRSDQCASRCDVSSCPTPSCPGGYVPDRCNCCLVCSPREGDPCGRKNDLPCGAGLECKPLAPGRRRGSKRVCRCKTEHEVCGSDGRTYGNVCRMRAASRKARQTGRAAVSQAHKGACSSPGAGASMVHLSSPRYKFNFIADVVEKIAPAVVHIELFVRHPLFGRHMRLSSGSGFIVTHSGVIVTNAHVVTPAATVTGRPQLRVQLHGGEAYGAVVRDVDRRADIATVKINAEKKLPVLSLGRSADLRPGEFVVAIGSPFALQNTVTTGIVSTAQRDGKELGIKDSDMDYIQTDAIINYGNSGGPLVNLDGEVIGINTLKVTAGIAFAIPSDRISLFLVESQTRHNKETARPQRRGTEEPQSDTGVSEVKRRFLGITMETITKALIANLKRHNLAFPDVSSGVLVQQVIPNAPAEKGGIKKGDVIVKVNGDPVETTEDIHKALQGDQPLLLEIHRGRDDLLFNIHPQVTLH, encoded by the exons ATGAGGAGACAGTCCATCCATCCGAGCTGCGAGGCCATGTCCACATTAACGACTCCACAGTTACTTTTAGTTGCGCTTTTCTTCACTCACGACCTCACCGGAGCCGGAGCCGTGCGCTCCGACCAGTGCGCCTCCCGCTGCGATGTGAGCTCGTGTCCGACTCCCAGCTGTCCCGGTGGGTACGTCCCGGACCGATGTAACTGCTGCCTGGTGTGTTCGCCGCGGGAGGGAGACCCCTGCGGCCGCAAGAACGACCTGCCCTGCGGGGCTGGTCTGGAGTGCAAGCCGCTGGCCCCGGGGAGGCGGCGGGGCTCCAAGCGGGTCTGCCGGTGTAAGACGGAGCACGAAGTGTGCGGCAGCGACGGGAGGACGTACGGCAACGTGTGTAGGATGAGAGCAGCCAGCCGAAAAGCTCGTCAGACGGGGAGAGCCGCGGTGAGCCAAGCGCACAAAGGAGCCTGCTCGTCTCCAGGCGCAG GTGCTTCCATGGTTCATCTCAGCAGCCCTCGCTACAAGTTCAACTTCATCGCTGACGTAGTGGAGAAAATAGCACCAGCTGTTGTCCACATCGAGCTGTttgtaag aCATCCTCTGTTCGGTCGCCACATGCGTCTCTCCAGCGGCTCTGGTTTTATCGTGACGCACTCAGGTGTGATTGTGACCAACGCTCACGTGGTAACCCCTGCTGCCACGGTGACGGGGAGGCCCCAGCTGCGCGTGCAGCTCCACGGTGGCGAAGCGTACGGGGCCGTGGTCAGAGACGTGGACAGGAGGGCGGACATCGCCACGGTCAAGATAAATGCGGAG aagAAGCTTCCCGTGCTGTCTCTGGGCCGCTCAGCTGACCTGAGACCAGGGGAGTTTGTGGTTGCCATTGGCAGCCCCTTCGCGCTGCAGAACACTGTCACCACCGGCATCGTcagcacagcacagagagaCGGCAAGGAGCTGGGCATCAAAGACTCAGACATGGACTACATCCAGACTGACGCTATTATTAAC TACGGCAATTCTGGAGGACCACTTGTGAACCTG GATGGCGAGGTGATTGGCATCAACACTCTTAAAGTGACAGCGGGGATTGCCTTCGCCATACCCTCAGACAGGATCAGCCTCTTCCTCGTAGAGTCTCAGACCAGACACAACAAAG AAACGGCAAGACCACAAAGAAGAGGTACAGAGGAACCACAGTCTGACACAG GAGTATCAGAAGTGAAGAGACGCTTTTTAGGCATCACTATGGAGACAATCACCAAAGC tcTAATAGCAAATTTAAAACGACATAACCTGGCCTTTCCTGACGTCAGCAGTGGAGTTTTGGTGCAACAGGTCATACCTAACGCTCCTGCAGAAAA AGGAGGGATCAAAAAAGGTGATGTTATAGTGAAGGTGAACGGAGATCCAGTGGAGACCACCGAAGACATCCACAAAGCACTGCAGGGTGACCAGCCTCTCCTGTTGGAGATTCATCGCGGCAGAGACGACCTACTGTTCAACATCCACCCCCAGGTTACCTTACACTGA